The following coding sequences lie in one Arachis ipaensis cultivar K30076 chromosome B05, Araip1.1, whole genome shotgun sequence genomic window:
- the LOC107643753 gene encoding probable indole-3-acetic acid-amido synthetase GH3.1, which yields MAVDSALSSPLGPPACEKDAKALQFIEEMTRNADAVQERVLAEILSRNAETEYLKRFKLGGATDRKTFKSKVPVITYEDVQPEIQRIANGDRSAILSSHPISEFLTSSGTSAGERKLMPTIKEELDRRQLLYSLLMPVMNLYVPDLDKGKGLYFLFVKSETRTPSGLLARPVLTSYYKSDHFKTRPYDPYNVYTSPNEAILCPDSFQSMYTQMLCGLIERNHVLRLGAVFASGLLRAIRFLQLNWPELAHDISAGSLNSRVTDPAIRDYMCQVMKPDPKLAEFVEQECSKENWEGIITRIWPNTKYLDVIVTGAMAQYIPTLNYYSGGLPLACTMYASSECYFGLNLNPMCKPSEVSYTIMPNMAYFEFLPHESSRVDSSVPPKLVDLADVEVGKEYELVITTYAGLNRYRVGDILRVTGFHNSAPQFHFVRRKNVLLSIDSDKTDESELQRAVENASKLLAEFKTSVVEYTSYADTKTIPGHYVIYWELLTKDDSANLPSHEVLNRCCLEMEESLNSVYRQCRVADHSIGPLEIRVVKSGTFEELMDYAISRGASINQYKVPRCVNFTPIMELLDSRVVSVHFSQRLPHWSPQRRR from the exons ATGGCTGTGGATTCCGCTCTATCATCTCCTTTGGGTCCCCCTGCGTGCGAGAAGGACGCGAAAGCGCTGCAGTTCATCGAAGAGATGACGCGAAACGCCGACGCCGTCCAAGAGAGGGTGTTGGCGGAGATTCTGAGCCGCAACGCCGAGACAGAGTACCTCAAGCGCTTCAAGCTCGGCGGCGCCACCGACCGCAAAACCTTCAAGTCCAAGGTTCCGGTGATCACCTACGAGGATGTTCAACCCGAGATTCAGCGCATCGCCAATGGCGACCGCTCTGCAATCTTGTCTTCACATCCCATCTCTGAATTCCTCACCAG TTCAGGGACTTCAGCTGGTGAGAGGAAACTGATGCCAACAATTAAGGAAGAGCTGGATCGTCGCCAACTTCTATACAGCCTCCTCATGCCAGTTATGAACCT GTATGTGCCAGATTTGGACAAGGGGAAGGGGTTGTACTTTTTATTTGTGAAATCCGAAACAAGGACACCAAGTGGGTTACTGGCTCGCCCGGTTCTCACAAGTTATTACAAAAGTGACCATTTCAAGACCCGACCCTATGACCCGTACAACGTTTACACCAGCCCCAACGAAGCCATTCTCTGCCCGGACTCATTCCAGAGCATGTACACCCAAATGCTTTGCGGCCTCATCGAACGCAACCACGTCCTCCGACTTGGTGCTGTCTTTGCCTCTGGCCTCCTCCGTGCAATCCGTTTCCTCCAGCTCAATTGGCCAGAATTGGCCCATGACATCTCTGCCGGATCCTTGAATTCCCGGGTCACCGACCCTGCAATTCGAGATTACATGTGCCAGGTGATGAAACCCGACCCGAAACTGGCCGAATTTGTTGAACAAGAATGCTCCAAAGAAAATTGGGAGGGAATCATCACAAGAATTTGGCCCAACACAAAATATTTGGATGTTATTGTAACAGGTGCAATGGCCCAATACATTCCAACACTAAACTACTACAGTGGTGGGTTGCCACTTGCATGCACCATGTACGCTTCCTCGGAGTGCTACTTCGGGCTAAACCTTAATCCCATGTGCAAACCCTCCGAGGTTTCCTACACAATCATGCCAAACATGGCCTACTTTGAATTCCTTCCTCACGAGTCCAGCAGGGTAGACAGCTCGGTCCCGCCGAAACTGGTTGACCTTGCTGACGTGGAAGTGGGAAAGGAATATGAGCTTGTGATCACCACCTATGCTGGCCTCAACCGCTACCGTGTCGGTGACATCCTCAGAGTCACTGGGTTCCACAACTCTGCGCCGCAGTTCCACTTTGTCCGTCGTAAGAACGTGCTGTTAAGCATCGATTCGGACAAGACGGACGAGTCAGAACTGCAGCGTGCAGTGGAAAATGCCTCCAAACTTTTGGCCGAGTTCAAGACAAGCGTTGTCGAGTACACAAGTTATGCGGACACAAAAACTATACCGGGTCACTACGTGATATATTGGGAGCTTCTGACGAAGGACGACTCTGCCAACTTGCCGAGTCACGAGGTGCTGAATCGGTGCTGCTTGGAGATGGAGGAATCACTTAACTCGGTATATAGACAATGCAGGGTTGCTGACCATTCAATCGGGCCTTTGGAGATAAGAGTTGTGAAGAGTGGGACTTTTGAGGAGCTTATGGATTATGCTATTTCAAGGGGTGCTTCTATTAATCAGTATAAGGTTCCAAGGTGTGTTAATTTTACCCCCATAATGGAGCTATTGGACTCAAGGGTTGTGTCCGTGCATTTTAGCCAACGTTTGCCACATTGGTCTCCTCAAAGGAGAAGGTGA